The following coding sequences lie in one Cloacibacillus sp. genomic window:
- a CDS encoding GntR family transcriptional regulator encodes MKIGMPLEKKESKKKIVQEKLRELVSSGSFNEGDKLPSERELAQMLDVSRNVLREAVISMVAEGSLEVRERQGIFIKSLDNFGMLDSLKSLQMLPADFVSYQLEVRLIIEVPAARIAAMRRTENDIRKLRECYENFVSCPYITPKEQAQNGKWEALLHHLVTESAHNPILSRLNESINSLVERNNILVHPDMLMEKGWIDLIKSRHGAIIKAIEENNANDAGDTLKMHLLETAEVMRRKHPELITDIPYPYWNLKN; translated from the coding sequence ATGAAAATCGGCATGCCTCTTGAGAAAAAGGAGAGCAAGAAAAAAATAGTCCAGGAAAAACTGCGAGAGCTGGTATCATCGGGATCTTTCAACGAGGGGGATAAGCTGCCCTCCGAACGGGAACTGGCTCAGATGCTCGACGTCAGCAGGAACGTCCTGCGTGAGGCCGTAATCTCAATGGTGGCCGAAGGTTCGCTTGAGGTACGTGAACGACAGGGTATATTTATAAAAAGCCTGGATAACTTTGGGATGCTCGACTCTCTGAAAAGTTTGCAGATGCTCCCAGCTGATTTCGTCTCATATCAGCTTGAGGTGCGTCTCATCATCGAAGTGCCGGCAGCAAGGATCGCCGCGATGCGCCGAACAGAGAACGACATCAGAAAACTACGCGAGTGTTATGAAAATTTTGTCTCCTGTCCCTACATAACGCCGAAGGAACAGGCGCAGAACGGGAAATGGGAGGCGCTGTTGCACCATCTGGTGACAGAATCCGCGCACAACCCGATCCTTTCAAGGTTAAATGAAAGCATCAACAGCCTTGTTGAACGCAACAACATCCTCGTCCATCCTGATATGCTGATGGAAAAGGGCTGGATCGATCTCATCAAATCACGCCATGGGGCAATTATTAAAGCTATTGAAGAAAACAACGCCAACGATGCCGGTGATACGCTAAAGATGCATCTGCTTGAAACCGCTGAGGTGATGCGCAGGAAACATCCTGAATTGATCACCGACATACCCTACCCGTATTGGAACCTGAAAAATTAA
- a CDS encoding ABC transporter permease, producing the protein MLKYTLKRIVSAVLTIWFVITITFLIMHNLPGSPFTSARGLPDETRAALEAKYGLDKPLGVQYLTYLFNFVKGDFGVSYHKRGVTTRAIIESGFPYSAKIGLLAVAFILGFGIFFGVYAALRHNRLSDRVLMLLATLGTTIPSFVVATIYLYVFNKKLGIVPSYGAENFRDYIGPAFAIGAFSIAFITRLTRTSMLEVLQQDYIRTAKAKGLTSFVVMTRHALRNALIPVATYMGPCVASIVTGSFVVEKVFGIPGIGCLFTTSILNRDYSLILGVTVFYGVLLVLMVLLVDILYVLIDPRIKFD; encoded by the coding sequence ATGCTGAAATATACTCTAAAACGCATTGTATCCGCAGTTCTTACTATTTGGTTCGTTATTACGATTACATTTCTGATAATGCATAATCTGCCTGGAAGTCCCTTTACCAGCGCACGCGGGCTGCCGGATGAGACACGGGCGGCGCTTGAGGCGAAGTACGGACTTGACAAGCCGTTAGGAGTTCAGTATCTCACATATCTGTTCAACTTCGTCAAGGGAGATTTCGGTGTCTCTTATCATAAAAGAGGAGTAACTACCCGCGCCATCATTGAGAGCGGCTTTCCATACTCGGCAAAGATCGGGCTGCTTGCCGTCGCCTTCATACTCGGCTTCGGTATATTTTTCGGAGTCTACGCGGCGCTCAGACATAACAGACTATCGGACAGAGTCTTGATGCTGCTCGCGACGCTGGGGACGACAATACCAAGTTTTGTCGTTGCGACGATATATCTTTATGTCTTCAATAAAAAACTGGGTATCGTCCCCTCCTACGGAGCGGAGAACTTCAGGGATTACATCGGTCCGGCTTTTGCGATAGGCGCGTTTTCGATTGCCTTCATAACCCGTCTCACGCGCACCTCGATGCTTGAAGTGCTCCAGCAGGATTATATCCGCACCGCTAAGGCGAAGGGACTTACGAGCTTTGTCGTAATGACACGTCATGCGCTGCGCAACGCGCTGATTCCGGTAGCCACTTATATGGGACCCTGCGTAGCAAGCATCGTCACCGGCTCGTTCGTCGTCGAAAAGGTCTTCGGCATACCCGGTATAGGCTGTCTGTTCACAACAAGTATCCTTAACCGCGACTATTCTCTGATACTTGGAGTAACTGTATTTTACGGTGTACTCCTCGTTCTGATGGTTCTGCTGGTCGATATCCTTTACGTTCTTATCGACCCCAGGATCAAATTCGACTGA
- a CDS encoding dipeptide ABC transporter ATP-binding protein — protein MNDNILLDVRNLKKYFYKDEGLISKKVQEIKAVDNVSFYIRKGETLGLVGESGCGKTTVGRTVMRLYEPTAGEIYYDGIDVARLSPKTFMPYRKKIQMIFQDPYASLNPRMTVADIIGEPLDIHKLASGKERQERIFELLKRVGLRKNHANRYPHEFSGGQRQRIGIARALSVMPELIICDEPISALDVSVQAQIVNMMEDLQREIGLTYLFIAHDLSMVRHISNRVGVMYLGSLMEVTTADELYNNPQHPYTIALLSSIPIPNPRAEKKNIILEGEVPSPLNPPSGCRFRTRCRYAKKVCSEVTPELRNLGSEHYAACHLL, from the coding sequence TTGAACGATAATATCCTTCTTGACGTTAGAAACCTAAAAAAATATTTCTATAAAGACGAAGGGCTGATCTCAAAAAAGGTACAAGAGATAAAGGCCGTCGACAACGTCAGCTTTTACATCCGAAAGGGAGAGACGCTGGGTCTTGTCGGAGAATCCGGCTGCGGAAAAACCACCGTTGGCAGAACCGTCATGCGCCTCTACGAACCGACGGCGGGCGAGATATACTATGACGGCATTGACGTCGCCAGGCTCTCTCCCAAAACCTTTATGCCCTACCGCAAGAAGATCCAGATGATATTCCAGGACCCTTACGCCTCGCTCAACCCCCGAATGACCGTCGCCGACATCATTGGCGAACCGCTTGACATCCATAAGCTCGCCTCAGGTAAAGAACGTCAGGAAAGGATATTTGAGCTGCTCAAAAGGGTCGGCCTGCGCAAAAACCACGCCAACAGATATCCGCATGAATTTTCCGGCGGGCAGCGGCAGCGGATAGGGATCGCCAGAGCGCTGTCGGTAATGCCGGAACTCATAATATGCGACGAACCGATATCGGCGCTCGATGTTTCCGTGCAGGCACAGATCGTGAATATGATGGAAGATCTGCAGCGGGAGATCGGCCTCACCTATCTTTTCATCGCGCACGACCTCTCCATGGTACGGCATATCTCAAACCGCGTCGGTGTAATGTACCTTGGAAGCCTCATGGAGGTAACTACCGCTGACGAGCTATACAACAACCCGCAGCACCCATACACCATAGCTCTGCTCTCCTCGATCCCCATTCCCAATCCTCGGGCGGAGAAAAAAAACATCATCCTTGAGGGCGAGGTGCCAAGTCCGCTCAATCCGCCGTCAGGATGCCGGTTTCGCACACGCTGCCGCTACGCCAAAAAAGTTTGCTCCGAGGTGACTCCAGAATTAAGAAACCTCGGCTCGGAACACTATGCAGCCTGCCACCTCCTTTAA
- a CDS encoding amino acid carrier protein yields the protein MDATIAKQVEAALEYVAWTVLWNKYFAIMFLLLGLFLTIGTGFFQFRRFGDIFYNTLGGLFRKNKKVRESKVSSFGAFATALGGTVGNGNIAGVASAIAIGGPGALFWMWMAALVGMVTKMSEIVLTQHYKQRYEDGSSYGSAAYYIQKGLVEGKGWKWCKILSLIFTVMMIGAFYFAPGPYTIVEALQSAFKLSGTTAIFCAIFYTGICYVIVLGGIPRIVKFAERAVPAMVICYLAAGLLIIIKDLPAAIAGIKSIFYYAFQPYAAVGGFAGVTVMKVVQVGVARSVYSNEAGWGSSPIIHAAVNVDHPGRQGLWGAMEVFMDTMVVCTITGLMVIITGAWQTGRGGAGSVGEALGIAFGGYAPHMLAFFMIIFSLTTTTGWFSYLESLIVYCVQNKPHEERMKYVRFVRYTGPMVPLCVSMFFFYHGTVPSVVWMMLDIQSALPVYVNVIALTLLSPVIFKLVKEFETDYLNPEKAARLAAKAAAKSGAKAADEN from the coding sequence ATGGATGCAACGATAGCAAAACAGGTGGAAGCGGCGCTCGAATATGTCGCGTGGACCGTACTCTGGAACAAATATTTCGCAATAATGTTTCTTCTTCTCGGGCTGTTCCTCACTATCGGAACGGGTTTTTTCCAGTTCCGCCGTTTTGGGGATATCTTCTATAATACCCTGGGAGGTCTCTTCCGTAAGAACAAAAAAGTCAGAGAAAGCAAGGTTTCTTCCTTTGGCGCCTTTGCCACGGCGCTGGGCGGCACCGTAGGCAACGGCAATATCGCCGGCGTGGCAAGCGCGATCGCCATCGGCGGACCGGGAGCGCTCTTCTGGATGTGGATGGCGGCGTTGGTGGGAATGGTCACCAAGATGAGCGAGATCGTCCTTACTCAGCATTATAAGCAGCGCTATGAGGACGGTTCATCGTACGGAAGCGCGGCGTATTATATCCAAAAGGGACTTGTGGAGGGTAAAGGCTGGAAGTGGTGCAAGATACTATCCCTCATCTTCACCGTGATGATGATCGGCGCCTTCTATTTCGCGCCCGGACCGTACACGATCGTTGAAGCCCTGCAAAGCGCCTTCAAACTTTCGGGAACGACCGCCATATTTTGCGCGATATTCTATACTGGGATTTGCTATGTGATCGTACTCGGCGGTATCCCGCGTATCGTAAAATTCGCGGAACGCGCCGTACCTGCGATGGTGATCTGCTATCTGGCCGCTGGACTGCTGATAATAATTAAGGACCTGCCGGCTGCGATCGCCGGTATCAAATCGATATTCTATTATGCCTTCCAGCCCTACGCGGCGGTCGGAGGCTTTGCCGGAGTTACGGTGATGAAGGTCGTTCAGGTCGGCGTGGCAAGAAGCGTATACAGCAACGAGGCCGGCTGGGGCAGCTCGCCGATCATCCACGCGGCCGTCAACGTCGACCATCCGGGACGCCAGGGACTGTGGGGCGCGATGGAGGTCTTCATGGATACGATGGTCGTCTGCACCATCACCGGCTTGATGGTCATCATCACCGGCGCGTGGCAGACAGGACGCGGCGGCGCCGGTTCGGTCGGCGAAGCGCTGGGGATAGCCTTCGGCGGATATGCCCCGCACATGCTGGCGTTCTTTATGATAATCTTCTCCCTCACCACGACAACGGGCTGGTTCTCATATCTGGAATCGCTCATCGTCTACTGTGTTCAGAATAAGCCCCACGAGGAGCGCATGAAATATGTGAGGTTTGTACGCTACACGGGGCCGATGGTTCCCCTCTGCGTCTCGATGTTCTTCTTCTATCACGGGACCGTCCCCTCAGTCGTATGGATGATGCTTGATATACAGTCGGCCCTGCCGGTCTATGTAAACGTCATCGCCCTGACACTGCTCTCGCCAGTAATATTCAAGCTGGTCAAGGAATTTGAGACGGATTATCTGAACCCTGAAAAGGCGGCGAGACTGGCGGCCAAGGCGGCTGCTAAGTCCGGCGCTAAGGCTGCCGACGAAAACTAA
- a CDS encoding saccharopine dehydrogenase C-terminal domain-containing protein — protein sequence MATKKKALQIGAGMVGRCIVHDMISDFDFVVLDMSEENLAETKRLYPSVETVKGSATDKDLIAKLSADCDIITAAMPGTVGYLVTQIAMELGKKISNVSSMHGRSDEPYDKIGQETGGLGISMIGFEPGMSNFFGGRGYYKLDKCEEMYVYVGGGLPVNPRPPFNYFTTWSISDNLNQFNQPTTVVRGGKEMVIPALSEVMDFEIEEFKNLECFTSNGLGGLFRSFKDVPEMAAYTVRWPGLAAQMRLLNDLDLFDKEERMLGKVKQVPRDILIDIFSKKYQRQPGEVDMSVLKIVVKGIKGDDRVTYTWEIAQKEIPETGYTSMAWTTACTCGIFARAMVDGKLTGKGMLAAEKLAKDDDFYNWVMAEQAKRGIFYKEKVEVEKNVKLWEK from the coding sequence ATGGCAACAAAGAAAAAAGCTCTACAGATCGGCGCGGGAATGGTAGGCCGCTGCATAGTTCACGACATGATCAGCGATTTTGATTTTGTCGTGCTGGACATGAGCGAGGAAAACCTTGCCGAGACCAAGCGTCTCTATCCAAGTGTCGAAACAGTCAAAGGCTCCGCTACCGATAAGGATCTGATCGCAAAGCTTTCGGCTGACTGTGACATCATCACCGCGGCAATGCCAGGGACTGTCGGCTATCTGGTAACTCAGATTGCGATGGAGCTCGGTAAAAAGATCTCCAATGTTTCCAGCATGCACGGCCGTTCAGACGAACCCTATGACAAAATCGGCCAGGAGACCGGCGGGCTCGGCATCTCAATGATCGGCTTTGAGCCCGGCATGAGCAACTTCTTCGGCGGGCGCGGCTATTACAAGCTCGATAAGTGCGAAGAGATGTACGTCTACGTCGGCGGCGGCCTCCCCGTGAATCCCCGTCCTCCCTTCAACTATTTCACTACCTGGTCGATCTCCGACAATCTCAACCAGTTCAACCAGCCGACGACGGTCGTCCGCGGCGGTAAAGAGATGGTCATCCCCGCTCTCAGCGAGGTAATGGACTTTGAGATAGAGGAATTCAAAAATCTCGAATGCTTCACAAGCAACGGACTCGGCGGGCTCTTCCGCAGCTTCAAGGACGTACCCGAGATGGCGGCCTACACCGTCCGCTGGCCCGGCCTTGCGGCGCAGATGCGCCTGCTCAACGACCTTGACCTCTTCGACAAGGAAGAGAGAATGCTCGGCAAGGTCAAACAGGTCCCACGCGACATTCTTATCGACATCTTCTCAAAGAAATATCAGAGACAGCCGGGAGAGGTCGACATGTCCGTCTTGAAGATCGTCGTCAAGGGCATCAAAGGCGATGACCGTGTGACGTACACTTGGGAGATCGCCCAGAAGGAAATCCCCGAAACGGGCTACACTTCGATGGCCTGGACTACCGCCTGCACCTGCGGCATCTTCGCGCGCGCGATGGTCGACGGGAAACTCACCGGCAAGGGAATGCTCGCCGCGGAAAAACTCGCCAAGGACGACGACTTCTATAACTGGGTCATGGCCGAACAGGCAAAGCGCGGCATCTTCTACAAAGAAAAAGTAGAGGTAGAAAAGAACGTAAAACTCTGGGAAAAATAA
- a CDS encoding peptide ABC transporter substrate-binding protein, whose product MTKKRFELIAAIVLVFTAFFSQAAVAYAAPKVLVFNHGKEIKAWDPSIDDSGGSFVIGNIFEGLMKDTKDGKLAPGQAEKYTISPDGLTYTFYLKPNITWSDGKPVTAKDFEYAWLRLLDPKAGSEYSYMGTSYIKNAKAFFDGKVKASEVGVKALDDKTFQVVLESKVPYFLNLTTFFSFMPVRKDIVEKYGDGWEKNPKTCISNGPFVLESYKIGDNLTIAKNPQYYDSKNVKIDKVKMVFVSDQTTALNAFNAGDIHVNPEIPPAEIPRLIAEEPNLVFTPRMQTAYIIFNVDKPPFNDVRVRKAFALALNRKAICESALKGGETPATGIVPPVLSLSTGESFRTLDKNGKPTTEYGIDPNAARVEEAQKLLAEAGYPNGKGFPKVTYTYVTRESLKKMSEAIQEMLKNNLNVKVELDNMEWQVLVDKRKRGDFIISGGNWTGDYADPMTFFDAYATDSSWNECQWRWKKSKVAPNDTVLNPEHKAFEQEILMAQKTSGTTRNGHLKNAEKILMDATPVSPLYYGNFCYLVNQDKVRDVWMNKVGEYKFWDAEMVQ is encoded by the coding sequence TTGACAAAAAAGAGATTTGAATTGATAGCAGCCATCGTACTTGTATTCACAGCTTTCTTCTCACAGGCGGCCGTTGCATACGCGGCGCCGAAGGTGTTGGTATTCAACCACGGTAAGGAAATCAAAGCTTGGGACCCCTCGATCGATGATTCTGGAGGGAGTTTCGTCATAGGCAACATCTTCGAGGGACTGATGAAAGATACAAAAGACGGCAAGCTGGCCCCCGGACAGGCGGAGAAATATACGATATCTCCGGACGGACTTACCTATACCTTTTATCTGAAGCCGAATATCACATGGTCTGACGGGAAACCCGTCACCGCTAAAGACTTTGAGTACGCGTGGCTGAGACTCCTTGACCCCAAAGCCGGTTCAGAGTATTCGTATATGGGTACCTCGTATATAAAAAACGCGAAGGCATTCTTTGACGGAAAGGTAAAGGCAAGCGAAGTCGGCGTCAAGGCCCTGGATGATAAGACATTTCAGGTCGTTCTGGAATCGAAGGTGCCCTATTTCCTCAACCTGACGACATTCTTCTCCTTCATGCCCGTAAGAAAGGACATCGTGGAAAAATATGGCGACGGGTGGGAAAAGAACCCCAAGACCTGTATCTCGAACGGACCGTTCGTTCTGGAATCCTATAAAATCGGCGACAACCTCACGATTGCCAAAAATCCCCAGTATTATGACAGCAAGAATGTGAAGATTGATAAGGTAAAAATGGTATTCGTCTCCGACCAAACAACCGCACTTAACGCGTTCAACGCGGGAGATATCCATGTAAATCCGGAAATACCGCCGGCAGAGATTCCAAGACTCATCGCCGAAGAACCTAATCTGGTATTCACACCGAGAATGCAGACCGCATACATCATCTTCAACGTCGACAAACCTCCATTCAACGACGTGCGTGTCAGAAAAGCCTTCGCGCTCGCGCTCAACAGAAAGGCGATCTGCGAATCCGCTCTCAAAGGCGGAGAGACTCCTGCGACAGGCATCGTCCCTCCAGTACTTTCACTCTCGACAGGCGAAAGCTTCAGAACTCTCGACAAGAACGGCAAGCCGACCACAGAGTACGGTATCGACCCCAATGCCGCGCGCGTGGAAGAGGCGCAAAAATTATTGGCAGAGGCCGGATATCCCAATGGAAAGGGCTTCCCGAAGGTAACCTATACCTACGTAACGAGAGAATCTCTTAAAAAGATGTCCGAGGCTATCCAGGAGATGCTGAAAAACAACCTTAACGTTAAAGTTGAGCTTGACAATATGGAATGGCAGGTGCTCGTCGACAAGAGAAAAAGAGGGGATTTCATAATCAGCGGCGGCAACTGGACCGGCGATTATGCTGATCCGATGACCTTCTTCGATGCCTACGCGACAGACAGCAGCTGGAATGAATGCCAGTGGAGATGGAAAAAGTCAAAAGTGGCTCCCAACGACACGGTCCTCAATCCGGAACATAAGGCCTTTGAACAGGAAATTTTGATGGCGCAGAAAACATCGGGTACCACGCGTAACGGGCATCTCAAGAACGCGGAAAAGATACTCATGGACGCGACACCCGTATCGCCGCTCTATTATGGCAACTTCTGTTACCTCGTCAATCAGGACAAGGTACGCGACGTATGGATGAACAAGGTCGGGGAATATAAATTCTGGGACGCGGAAATGGTACAGTAA
- a CDS encoding ABC transporter ATP-binding protein has product MAENKNVLEIRNLHTSFFTHLGEVKAIRGIDIHIESGETLGIVGESGSGKSVTSLSIMRLLLHPGRVVDGEILFKGEDLLKKTEHEMTKIRGNNIAMIFQDPMTSLNPVLRVGFQIEEALLQHQRLTKKEAAEKAVEMLEMVGIPDSKRRAACYPHEFSGGMRQRAMIAMALSCRPELLIADEPTTALDVTIQAQIIRLIKELGQNTGTSTILITHDLGVVADICTRIDVMYAGLVMEEGKTDDVFFNPAHPYTMGLLRSIPNVATGARHRLIPIPGTPPDLLNPPQGCPFSPRCSFSMNICTSHRPGYYQVGEGHKAACWLLDKHAPCCDRYNEMKGGISSVER; this is encoded by the coding sequence ATGGCTGAAAATAAAAACGTACTTGAAATACGCAATCTGCATACCTCTTTCTTTACTCATCTCGGCGAAGTAAAGGCGATACGGGGCATCGACATTCATATAGAGAGCGGGGAGACTCTAGGTATCGTCGGAGAGTCAGGCAGCGGCAAAAGCGTCACCTCTCTTTCCATAATGCGTCTGCTGCTGCACCCCGGAAGGGTCGTAGACGGAGAGATTCTCTTCAAAGGAGAAGATCTTCTGAAAAAAACAGAGCATGAGATGACAAAGATACGCGGAAATAATATTGCGATGATCTTTCAAGACCCCATGACCTCGTTGAATCCGGTGCTGCGGGTCGGCTTTCAGATCGAAGAGGCCCTGCTGCAGCATCAGCGCCTCACAAAAAAGGAGGCCGCGGAAAAGGCCGTCGAAATGCTGGAGATGGTCGGCATCCCAGATTCCAAAAGGCGTGCCGCCTGCTATCCGCATGAGTTTTCAGGTGGGATGCGGCAGCGGGCAATGATAGCGATGGCGCTCTCCTGCCGTCCGGAGCTTCTTATCGCCGACGAACCTACGACGGCGCTTGACGTGACGATACAGGCACAGATCATCCGGCTCATAAAGGAGCTTGGACAAAATACCGGAACCTCTACCATCCTGATCACACACGACCTCGGCGTAGTGGCGGATATCTGCACCCGAATAGACGTCATGTACGCGGGTTTGGTCATGGAGGAGGGGAAAACCGACGACGTATTTTTTAACCCCGCGCATCCGTATACGATGGGACTGCTGAGGTCGATACCAAATGTGGCCACCGGCGCGCGCCACAGACTCATTCCAATACCGGGGACGCCGCCGGACCTCCTGAATCCGCCTCAAGGCTGTCCATTCTCACCAAGATGCAGTTTTTCCATGAATATATGCACCAGCCACCGCCCGGGATACTATCAAGTTGGAGAGGGACACAAAGCGGCCTGCTGGCTGCTTGACAAACATGCGCCGTGCTGCGACCGCTATAACGAGATGAAAGGAGGCATTAGTTCAGTTGAACGATAA
- a CDS encoding ABC transporter permease has translation MANIDERLDLNHTELWKETEHDFTKSEDIKRKSLTFYQDVWRRFRENKTAMFSLVFIVLMTAAAVFLPYFWRYTYSDQNLEYSNVPCRLELYEIDGTGASFYITNDYNVLQVARDGTLGKMAENTGDNLMTRQKNFVLDGKDIKVDYSQYFAAKKKLYSLRRAAERGEKVDLPAEEHKFENMKRYIVTVDGKEVEPSLRVWNKSHIFGNDALGRDIFIRIVYGARISLAVGFATAIVCFIIGVLFGGVSGYCGGKVDDAMMRVVDIINTIPTLLYVILLRVLFDSGGLFTIILTIGLTYWVSMARLVRGEVLSLKKQEFVLAAKSLGAPTRYILLRHLLPNIMGPIMVTITMMIPNAIFTEAFLSFVGLGVSAPIASWGTLCNDALEGLYTYPQQLLFPAAAISLTILTFNLLGDGLRDALDPKLRK, from the coding sequence ATGGCAAATATAGACGAACGGCTTGATCTTAACCACACAGAGCTGTGGAAAGAAACCGAGCACGACTTTACAAAATCAGAGGATATCAAGCGCAAAAGCCTTACTTTCTATCAGGATGTCTGGAGAAGATTTCGAGAGAATAAGACGGCGATGTTCTCTCTAGTCTTTATAGTGCTCATGACAGCCGCAGCGGTATTCCTGCCATATTTTTGGAGGTATACCTATTCAGACCAGAACCTGGAATACTCTAACGTTCCCTGCAGGCTCGAACTCTATGAGATAGACGGGACGGGCGCCTCGTTTTATATCACGAACGATTACAATGTCCTTCAGGTGGCGCGTGACGGGACGCTTGGAAAGATGGCGGAAAACACCGGCGACAATCTCATGACGCGTCAGAAAAACTTCGTGCTCGACGGTAAGGATATTAAGGTGGATTACAGCCAATACTTTGCCGCAAAGAAAAAACTCTATTCGTTGAGAAGGGCCGCCGAACGCGGAGAAAAGGTCGATTTACCCGCGGAGGAACACAAATTTGAAAACATGAAGAGATATATCGTCACTGTGGACGGTAAAGAGGTAGAGCCCTCGCTCCGCGTTTGGAATAAGAGCCATATCTTTGGCAATGACGCGCTCGGCAGAGACATTTTCATCAGGATAGTATACGGCGCGCGCATATCGCTCGCAGTCGGCTTTGCAACGGCTATCGTATGCTTCATTATAGGCGTATTGTTTGGCGGCGTCTCCGGCTATTGCGGCGGTAAGGTAGATGACGCGATGATGAGAGTCGTCGATATAATAAATACGATACCGACTCTGCTCTACGTTATACTGCTTCGCGTCCTCTTCGACAGCGGCGGACTCTTCACTATAATTCTGACAATAGGACTTACCTACTGGGTAAGCATGGCAAGGCTGGTACGCGGAGAGGTGCTTTCTCTGAAGAAGCAGGAGTTCGTCCTCGCGGCCAAATCACTGGGCGCTCCGACCAGGTATATACTTCTGCGCCACCTGCTTCCAAACATAATGGGGCCGATCATGGTTACCATAACCATGATGATCCCCAACGCGATTTTTACCGAGGCTTTTCTGAGTTTTGTCGGACTCGGCGTCTCCGCTCCCATCGCCTCATGGGGAACGCTTTGCAACGACGCTCTTGAGGGGCTGTACACCTATCCGCAGCAGCTGCTATTCCCCGCGGCGGCAATCTCTCTTACGATACTCACATTCAATCTGCTTGGCGACGGACTGAGAGACGCGCTTGACCCCAAGCTGAGAAAGTAG